In Eupeodes corollae chromosome 3, idEupCoro1.1, whole genome shotgun sequence, a single genomic region encodes these proteins:
- the LOC129950713 gene encoding uncharacterized protein LOC129950713 encodes MNLTSIRLLAFVAIVSVKFVNTVSKNVEIESFLKTIQDFYKFDSVFLLQTFDSENGFVVQKVSNLLGIPVILSSGETKSFFLKEKFTDNFLILINLTENSKNLLQRLPEYLQVMEHFKILFLLKSSSKNETELKEIFKFCWNNSIINVIAVFRDFCSSSTYYSFSNFGEFKIEEIIWQQNEVNNIELYPNRMHNLNGIILPIVFQYRKDTLYSLKTVGDEHILSGQIGNLFRTFAARHNARLNTSSLMFPLFLNDLNNLVSNKTVEISSIPTLLISSKSFSYPCFRIAVGVMLPIEAKIPVFKVFMRVFYLDAFLIAVTVVVLFSAVLETSEFLWGKNIGLLNFFMNLNLLGGILGQSLVERPTDKCCTKIIYLLIFLLGIMLTTLYGAFLQTLMTEPLKEKFIKTLEDVISSNLKIKGFSLQFGVVRLYNPEVEEIYSKAFLIKNTKVSEAIDKDQDALNTKYAYVTLDVTWKFYEYMQNFLGIKLFRWSKELCLVKSVPIGFPVYENSIYKEILKFHSLDVQASGLWEFWIKRALYENKKNGNVRSRYFEFKEKFRSMKVEDFKWIWTALSLAFLISSLCFLAEIFVFKWKKRIKRKWQSLKSYFISKFLGLIQNYALAFDTN; translated from the coding sequence ATGAATTTGACTTCTATAAGGCTGTTAGCATTCGTTGCAATTGTTTCCGTAAAATTCGTCAATACTGTatcgaaaaatgttgaaattgaaagttttcttaagaCAATTCAAGACTTCTACAAATTTGATAGTGTTTTTCTATTACAAACTTTCGATTCTGAAAATGGTTTCGTTGTTCAAAAAGTGTCGAATTTACTTGGAATTCCGGTTATTTTGTCATCCGGTGAGACAAAATCTTTCtttctaaaagaaaagtttactgACAATTTTCTAATTCTAATCAATCTTACCGAAAACAGTAAAAACCTTCTTCAACGGCTTCCAGAATATCTTCAAGTCATGgagcattttaaaattttatttcttttaaaaagttcatCAAAAAACGAAACAGAACTAaaggaaattttcaaattttgttggaataattcaataataaatgtaatagcagtttttcgagatttttgcagCTCATCAACATATTACAGTTTCAGCAATTTCGgagaatttaaaattgaagaaatcatCTGGCAACAGAATGAAgtaaataatattgaattgtATCCAAATCGCATGCATAACTTAAATGGAATAATTTTGCCAATTGTATTCCAATACCGAAAAGACACATTGTATAGTTTGAAAACTGTTGGAGATGAACACATTTTAAGTGGACAAATTGGTAACTTGTTTAGAACTTTTGCTGCAAGGCACAACGCTAGATTAAACACGTCCAGTCTAATGTTTCCGCTTTTTCTCAACGACTTAAATAATTTGGTTTCAAATAAAACCGTAGAAATATCTTCTATACCCACTCTGCTGATATCAAGTAAATCATTTTCATATCCATGTTTTAGAATAGCTGTTGGTGTGATGCTTCCGATTGAAGCGAAAATTccagttttcaaagtttttatgcGGGTATTTTATTTAGATGCATTTCTAATTGCGGTTACAGTTGTGGTTCTTTTTTCAGCAGTATTGGAGACATCAGAATTTCTTTGGGGAAAAAACATCGGTCTTCTTAATTTCTTTATGAATCTTAACCTTCTGGGTGGGATACTTGGACAGTCATTAGTTGAAAGACCAACAGACAAATGTTGCACCAAAATCATCTACTTACTGATATTTTTACTTGGTATCATGCTAACCACTTTATACGGTGCATTCCTTCAGACTCTTATGACCGAAccacttaaagaaaaatttataaaaaccctCGAAGATGTCATATCATCGAATCTAAAAATCAAAGGTTTCTCGTTGCAATTCGGTGTCGTACGTTTATATAATCCAGAAGTTGAAGAAATCTATTCCAAAGCTTTTCTCATTAAAAACACAAAGGTTTCTGAAGCAATTGATAAAGATCAAGACGCCTTGAACACTAAATATGCTTACGTTACATTAGATGTTACGTggaaattttatgaatatatgcaaaattttctgggaataaaattatttcgttgGTCGAAAGAACTGTGTCTCGTCAAAAGTGTACCAATTGGTTTTCCTGTTTACGAGAATTcaatttacaaagaaattttaaaatttcactctTTGGATGTACAAGCATCTGGATTATGGGAATTTTGGATAAAAAGAGCactttatgaaaacaaaaaaaatggtaatgTGCGATcgagatattttgaatttaaagaaaaatttcgtTCGATGAAAGTTGAAGATTTCAAATGGATTTGGACAGCTTTAAGTTTGGCTTTTCTAATTAgcagtttgtgttttttggctgaaatttttgtttttaagtggaAAAAGCGAATAAAAAGGAAATGGCAATCGTTAAAGTCGTATTTTATATCGAAGTTTTTAGGATTGATCCAGAACTATGCACTTGCATTTGATActaattga